The window CCTTCAAATGGCCTTCCATCACAGGCCGGATTTCCATCGAATCGGTTCCCATCACAACCTGGTTTTCCATCAAATGGGTTGCCATCGCTGTCTGGATTGCCATCGAGTGGGCTCCCATCGGGGTCTGGATTGCCATCAAGTGGGTTACCGTCTCAGTCAGGACTGCCATCAAATGGGTTGCCATCGCAGTCTGGATTACCATCAAGTGGGCTACCATCTCAGTCTGGGTTACCATCAAATGGCTTTCCAGTACCATCTGGCTTTCCAAGGCCATCAGGTTTTCCAGCAGTTAATCAACGCCCTGGTGGTAGTGGCTTTCCAGGTCCTTCTAATTTTCCCCCATCTCTTTCTGGCATCCCAGCTTCTGGCCTGCCACCACCGCCATCTGGATTTCCAACAGCCCAACGGCCTGGTGGCAGTGGTCTTCCAGGACCTTCTAACTTTCCCCCATCAAATGGACTGGCACCCAATGTTCCTCCATCAAATGGACTGGCACCTAATCTTCCCCCACCCCTATCGAATGGACTGGCACCCAATCTTCCCCCGCCCCCATCCAATGGACTTCCACCCAGTGTTCTAAGTCCTTCTGGATTTCCTCCTCAGTTTGATCCAAACAGATTCCGGCCTAATATTTTCCGGCCTCCAAGCTTTAATACGCCTGACAAACAGTCCACCACCAGCTTTGGAACGGACCCACAAACTGATACCTCACCTGATACTGAAACAACTCGACCGGCCGATGAATGTGAGATTAATAAGCATGGTGTGAAACCAGGAAACCTCACGTGCTACTCCTGTAAGCTGGATTTCAAGAAAGATGGCTACAACTGGTCACATCCGTGTTTAGGACGACACAATGGCCTTGGTGTCAGTACAGATTACCTGGTGACTTGTGGAAACAGAGACATCTATTGCAGGGTGAGATGCATAGTAGATTTCTATCACAGagaacatatttttgtttattagcaACGTTTCCAACAGTGTTTAGTTTGGATATAAGTAACGTATGCACACATGAAGTACATTTGAATATCATTAATACTTTCTAACCAAAAGAGCGAAAAGCCTAGAGTACTTAACGATTACGTAAGGATAAATGAGTAATAGTTGCTATCTCTGACATTTCTCCATAAAACCAATCAGATTATTTCTCCTTAGGCTGATAATTCATGACTTAACCTGCAAATCGAACTAGCTgtaaatgttttaagaatagtcgttgtataatttttaaaattctccttTTTCACTATTTTCTAGTATTTTGCTTTTAATGGTGCTTTTCTGATATAATTTTCCACGACTCCTAAAACACTAACTTTTCTCCTCCCTTCCATCCTGCTAGGTTTATAGCTTGCCATCAGTAATGAAAATACCACTCTTTAGTTGTCATTTTATAGTGAAATCTTTCTTGAGGATTTCATTACCTCTGTTTCTCCTCCAATCTTATTTTCCCTTCAGTATTTATGTTCCTCAGAGTTTCTCTGTCGCCAGAtcttttttctcctgttttttaAGAGCTAATGTTTCTCCTATTAATGTTTTCACCAATAATATGACCGTCCGCATTTCTACTGCCTATTTCTTTTGTTCTTCCCATTCAATAGTGAATTACCTTTCATAACTGTTCTTTTGTATCTTATCTGAATGGGTGTACAAGAACTTCTTATCTGAATGGGTGTACAAGAACTTCTTATCTGAATGGGTGTACAAGAACTTCTTATCTGAATGGATGTACAAGAACTTCTTATCTGAATGGGTGTACAAGAACTTCTTATCTGAATGGGTGTGCAAGAACTTAGTTGGATTCAGTACCTGCAagagaatttttatgtatttttcctcctcttctctcatccAATTCTATGCCAGTTTATTGCATCGTAATATAATGCTGGGTGTTACAAGTTGCTTCAATATAATGCATTGGAGAGATCAAGTGGCTCATATTTAACGAGAATTCAGGTTTTTGTTTAGATGCTTTAAACCCTTCTTTTCCATTCCAGTCATTAAAATTGTATGTTAACCTTGTTTGCTTGAGTTAAGAATATTCCTCTCATATTTGGGGGTACTCATCTTTTGTTTCCCACCTTAATAGGATTGGATCAAAAGCAGTTTGTTTGATCCACAGCCCTGCTCCTGCTTTTTCCCTTTGCTGGGAAATTGGTTTTTTGTCCTTCTGAACTAGTTACTGTTTTAGTAATTGTTCCCTTGAACTCAGGGAAAATTCCTCCTTAGCCAGACAGCCTCATGACTCCCATAATGGCACCTCTTCCCACATCTACACATCGGAAAATAATGACCATGGGATTGCATGGCTCGAagactctttctttccttctgctgctaggctttggatttctcttcttgcttctgttttcatgactgttattgcaatatttttttaaatggatgtCGCTTCCTTCTTacctctttgttcttttttttcatgttttctttgggTGTTAGCTACTTGCGTGCATTTGGTTACCGTTGCATTGACTTTTGGAATAACGAAATTCTTGATTCCCTTTTACACCGATCCATCAGGTATCAGCTATTTGGCAACTATCAAGACCGTTACCACTTTTCTTGTACAAGTCGAACGTGATTTAGACAGGTATCCCCATCTTAACCTCtccataacaaatatattatatatatatatatatatatatatatatatatatatatatatatatatatatatatatatatatatatatatatatgtatgtatgacttcAATGCATTTCCTTTGTGTTCCAGGAAGAAAGAACCGAAGTCAACGGCGTGTTGATTTATCTCACGAGGGAGTGTACGGACACGTGTTACTACGGCTGTCGGCCAAAGGGCTTCGGCATAGGCTATGAGGCTTGCGCCAACTGTTGCAACGAGCACGCCTGCAACGACAATTACCCCGTGAGCGGATAGCCCCGACATCCATCGCTGGTGCTCGCTCATCTTGTCGTGGCATCGAGAATCCTTCAATGGACCATCAGCGATGGATTAGAATAGATAGACCTTGGTTCCTAGATGTAGGAGACCTTACCCTCTTTTGCTCCAATAGACGAATTCCTAGGAAATGCTTCATTTTAGATAGTCGTTTCTCAGGTTCTAAATGAAGCAAGCCTTGTCACACTTGTGTGAGTAAATCTTCAACACCCCGTAATTTCGTTTTCATCCTTTAAGTCTTCAACTATATTCATTATCTCTTT of the Macrobrachium rosenbergii isolate ZJJX-2024 chromosome 49, ASM4041242v1, whole genome shotgun sequence genome contains:
- the LOC136832172 gene encoding formin-2-like, coding for MKLPAVMMWSSASSCIVTIMLMLHLVAGVLGQRPSSNNNNRLQPPGGQGSRNRFPSSNFQPGGSSFNNKRPGSGLPSQSGLPSNGLPSPSGFPSNGLPSQAGFPSNRFPSQPGFPSNGLPSLSGLPSSGLPSGSGLPSSGLPSQSGLPSNGLPSQSGLPSSGLPSQSGLPSNGFPVPSGFPRPSGFPAVNQRPGGSGFPGPSNFPPSLSGIPASGLPPPPSGFPTAQRPGGSGLPGPSNFPPSNGLAPNVPPSNGLAPNLPPPLSNGLAPNLPPPPSNGLPPSVLSPSGFPPQFDPNRFRPNIFRPPSFNTPDKQSTTSFGTDPQTDTSPDTETTRPADECEINKHGVKPGNLTCYSCKLDFKKDGYNWSHPCLGRHNGLGVSTDYLVTCGNRDIYCREERTEVNGVLIYLTRECTDTCYYGCRPKGFGIGYEACANCCNEHACNDNYPVSG